One segment of Erigeron canadensis isolate Cc75 chromosome 2, C_canadensis_v1, whole genome shotgun sequence DNA contains the following:
- the LOC122587973 gene encoding uncharacterized protein LOC122587973, protein MNILSINIRGVRGVGKGNWIKDVRESNGVDFLAMQETQSVGVSESCVRSYWGRSKMEWEVVDPVGRSGGIISVWDPGVFCKIDCVKDRNFMLIKGRIKGCEEMVYVMNVYAPQKVREKRDLWSRIAEIKERNDGLWFLIADFNAVRVQEERYGSALNYACTQSFNLLIAESDLHEYHMAGGKYTFLVNGDRGAKQSKIDRLLVSRNVIESCPVALFSVLSRRLSDHNPILFVVREISYGPEPFRFFSS, encoded by the coding sequence ATGAATATTCTGTCAATCAATATTCGTGGGGTTAGGGGAGTCGGAAAGGGGAACTGGATCAAAGATGTCCGTGAATCAAATGGGGTGGATTTTTTGGCAATGCAAGAAACACAATCTGTGGGGGTGTCTGAGTCTTGTGTTCGTAGTTATTGGGGTAGATCGAAGATGGAATGGGAAGTGGTTGATCCGGTGGGTCGATCGGGGGGTATCATTTCGGTTTGGGATCCGGGGGTTTTTTGTAAAATTGACTGTGTGAAAGATCGtaattttatgttaattaaaggAAGGATTAAAGGATGTGAAGAAATGGTGTATGTTATGAATGTGTATGCACCTCAAAAGGTCAGAGAAAAACGTGATTTATGGTCTAGGATTGCtgaaataaaagaaaggaaTGATGGTTTGTGGTTTTTGATCGCGGATTTTAATGCGGTGAGAGTGCAAGAAGAAAGATATGGGTCAGCACTGAACTACGCGTGTACTCAAAGTTTCAATTTGTTGATTGCTGAGTCGGATCTTCATGAGTATCATATGGCCGGAGGTAAGTACACATTTTTGGTCAACGGGGATAGGGGTGCCAAACAGAGCAAGATTGATAGGCTTCTTGTTAGTAGAAACGTGATTGAATCATGTCCAGTGGCGTTGTTTAGTGTTCTGTCCAGAAGATTGTCCGACCATAATCCAATTTTATTTGTGGTTCGTGAAATTAGTTATGGGCCAGAACCGTTTAGGTTCTTTAGCTCATAG